The DNA region aaggGAATTCCGAAATGATTTCCTAGAATTGCTCAGGAGGCGATTCGgtaaatattttgctgtttgtttgtttgtttttagtgtCTTTTGTTGGTTCAGTGCGAGCCAcataatagtaataataattctgtattttaggAACAAAGAGAGTCCACAATAATATTGTGTACAATGAATACATCAGCCATCGAGAACACATCCACATGAATGCCACACAATGGGAGACACTGACTGATTTTACAAAATGGTTGGGCAGAGAAGGTGAGTGGACCCACTCAGGGTTGGGAAGTCTTAAAATTATTGGGTAATCGAATTCTTGGTAATCGAtcagtaaatatttatgttagttctctttctttcttcccctcccctcctgtATATACATGAAAGGATTTCCAAACATATTTCTGTGCTAACCATTAGGCATTTGCTTATGGAAAATGTGAGAAGTCTGGGATGAGTATATCAGTTGTGAGCCTTTCCTTGTTTCATCTGCTGTTCTGTATTTACTGGATATATTGCTAAATTCTAAACCAACTTCTAACAGttgccatttaaaaattacagattcTTTCCATGTCTGAGGTGACAAGAAGCAAGCAGTCACTTTCATTcctggcctagtggaaggtTAGAGCTGGAGATCTGCAGTTCTGTGTTTAGTGGGAGGAAGAGAGATTAAATGGCACTGTGGTGTGACAAAAAGTTTACTTTGGCTCTGGATGCCCTTGTTCTGCAGGATACATCCAACAGTTACAGAGTGTTTGGAAAGTCACTCTAGCCAGTGTCAGTAACAATAGCACAGTGCTGCAATATTTCCTTTAGTATGATACTGTGAGTGTGTATCATTTATACATGTTAGATTTCTGTCTTCTTCCTTGTTAAAACAGTGGGAAGGCAACATTTTCTTCAGTAAGGAAAGTATTGTAAAACACTTCCTGCACTTTGTGATGCACACCGGCCTGTGTCCAAACACATCTGGTACAGATAATTCAAAGTCAGTTTTAGCAGCCCACTTGTCTCTGGTGAAGTATCTGCATTTCTACAGTGACCGTGGACTAAAAATGATCTTGATAttgttaatattaattttattttgttttgccttgACTTTGTAGGTCTTTGCAAGGTTGATGAGACTCCTAAAGGGTGGTACATTCAGTACATCGACAGGGACCCAGAGACCATTCGCAGGCAGCAAGAacaagagaggaagaagaaacaggaCCTTGATGATGAGGAAAAAACTGCTAAATTCATTGAGCAACAAGTTAGAAGAGGTTTGGAGGGGAAAGAACTGGTGAGAAAAATTGCACTGTGTGTGAACCTTCAGCTCAAAGCTCCTTGTAGTTAAGCCAGTGGGGAATTTGATGCTGCTGGAAGCCTTGCACTGGTATTTCCTTTGCTTCCTAGGTTGGAGTTATATTGTACCCAACTTGCAGGAGTACTAAGGAAGTAATAATTGCTGCTCTTCTAGTGATTAGTGATTTAAAAATCACTCTTGAATTTATGAAGGGGGAGCAAACAATCCATTAAGCTGTATGATGTCTTCATTTATGGTATTTCACAACTATGTAGGGCTGCAGATAACAAGTACCTTGTGCACTGAGGAGGCTGAAATAAATAACCAGGGGGGTCTGGCATAATCAAGTTCACATAATGAAAAGTTCTATTTTGGTGGTGCTGGTGTGGTTATTTGGGATCTGTTTACTTGGCCTCATGCCATGACCCCCATACACGTTGCCTAGGGCTGAAAGCTCCCATTTGATCCTGGGTATTGATGGGTACATTTAAATGCTGTTGTAAACAATTACCTGCTTcttaatttaaaactaattgAAATTTAAATGGTCTGAGCCTTCGGTGCTGAAAAATTGGAAAGATACCAGAATTTCCTTCTTTGAGTTATCAGTCTGTCCAGAAACCAGTCAGATCATGCTGGTTCAGATAGAGGAAACTGATGCAGCAAGGCCACTTGCCTTTTATGCTGGAATTGAGCGAGTTTAGGCAGCATCTCTATTAATTGGAAAGTTTTGCACAGGAGCCTGTAATGAGATgatgttttcagttttaatctTTTACTAATCAAGCCAGGTTGAATATTACAGTTACTGTCTGTAAAACTGAGCTAATCAATGATCATACCTTGACtcagttttctgtttgattctttaaatgtgctttgtgtttttttggcaGGAAATGCCAGTCTATACTgaactgaatagagaaaatgaagaagaaaaaggtaacTAGATTTTGATGGATGTAATTTTCTAGAACATAGTGGAGCTGATTTTGTGATTCAGATGAAATGAGCATTGAAGCCTGCTTGGTGCTTCATAAAGTGCTTTGAGATCAGAGCAGATTTATAAAGAGCATTGGAATGTGGAAATACAGAGTATTCTGTATTACAAAGTTTAGTTTACTTTAAAAGCTAAACCAAAGTATAGattagtaaatattttcaaatttatgaTTCTTTTCTAtatgcagattttaaaaattgttaacATCCTtcaatgcaattatttttaaagatagaaATAAtgtctctttattttttagttacatttaatttaaacaaaggAGCAAGTACTTCAGTTGCAGCATCTTCTAAAACAAGGTGAGAAAAGAATTTAAGGCCAACCTTTACTGTTACAAAGCACTTCTATGACAATGGTATTTGTATGAACAGGAAGGTTTGTCTTGTCCCAGTATATTTGGAGTCTAATCTCTCATCCTCTGTTGGTGTTCAGAAGGGTGACTAGGTGACTTCATGGttggttttgtatttaaaatggGTGATTGGGTGTATCTTAactgtgagctgtgaggagccTTCCTGAATTCTCTGTGCTTCATGGCAGATGCCCATAAAGTAATAGGCAGTCACAGGTGGGaggagtgggagtgggagtCCATGGAGGGTGGGAAAAGGATCCAGCCAAAGCATTTGCAAGTGGTGCCATCTAGTCCCATCTGCCTTCTATGAATGGATATTCCTGCCTTGTTAATTTGGGTTCCTAAAAGGTTTGATTGCCTTGTCTAATTGGAGACAATGCTTTCTTTGGTCATCGTTTAAGCAGCTGAATCTACCTGAAATAAATCTTCCCAGAGCTCTGGAATTTAATTGTCGTCATGTAACCACAAGCAATGCAGGACAAAAGGGATCAATAATGCAAATAATACTGACTTACAGCAGTCTGGGGAACTGTTTGATGAGCAGTACATCTTCTCATGTGAGGCAATATTGTAATTAAATGTATTCCAGGtaaaaagaaagcttttcccTCATCTCACTCAGCTCTTAGATAAGGTATCTGATGGGATATATGCCAGGCAGAAAATGAGACAGTAAAGCAGTTCTTTGCAATAATTGAGACAGATTGCAGGCTTTAAGGAAAACTTGTAAATTATCCCTAAGCACTGAGTTGTGCTTAAGATGATTCTGAAACTTAATTCAGGCTCTCACTTGAATAGTTTCAGTGAGGAATAGTTCAGGTCCTTGCTAAAATTTGGCCAAATGTGAAATCATATATCAAATAGTCTTAATTTCTTCACAGCATATACTAAATACTTATCTGTAAACTTTGAAATGGTAGTGTAGTAAGTTCACAGCTAGATATGTTTGTCTTCTTAAATATGGACACTGCAGTTGTTATGTTTTAATTGTATGTTGCCctttatatgatttttttttaattacttgctATTTGATTTGTGATTTaatgtgcaatttttttctcaaactcTATGATTATTCagattttctctgaaatacagtttttctcTTAAAGTTGCTTCTACTGCAATTCCTGCATCTTCATTCCTGTGGGGTATCTTCCATGTGGGAGTCTATCCAACATCCTCACCACAGGCAGAACATGCAATTTGTCCTAAGGGCATATTAATTATTGCATCACTGTTCACATCAGAGCAGTTGCCTTCATCTTTTGGGTTGAAACAATACCtaaatttttttactgtgttcaAATGTCTGTTATAAAAGTGACTGAACTGAAGCTGCCTGTGGGTAGTTCTCACTTCACCTAGATATTCCCTCATCCCTGAGATAAAACTTTTTCTGCTAATTGCTCTTTATGTTTCACAATTCTTAGGCTGTTTGCCTATTTTAAATATGGTTGTGAAGGTGACATTTGTTTACTGAGCATGGAGCTTCTCTACAGATTCCAGGGTGTTTTCTCCCATTGCCAGATAGGCTCAATATCTCTGTCTGGAAGGAATTCTAAGATATCTGCCACATCTGAGAGTTCCTCTGTCCAGGTGGCTTCTCTAAAGTTTGTCCTTTCAAATTTGAAAACCTTATTTGGAGACCAGCTTTTGTCTTCTTCATTGAACTCAAGTCCTTGATCAACTTTCTGCTTGTGCAGTGGTGAACTGGTCATTGGGCTGTGTTCATTCTGCTGGACTGCCAGCAGTGACCCTCAGTGGACATGGAGTTTGCACCCCAAGGAGACCAGTTCTAGAGGAGGAGCTGTGTAGGGTCTGCAAGGGGACTGAGACAACTGAAATCAAGTGGACCAGCACAGCCAGTTCTTCAAATGCATCTTGgtagtggaaaaaaatgtaagatCTGCTGTGAAAATACCATCTTACTTTtgcagcagtgtccttggacAGAATGCACTGAAGATGGTGGAGGGGgcagttaaaagaaaagaagcagctcATAGCTCTGGTCagtccaaagagaaaaagaagaaatcagcaCTGGATGAGATCATGGAGGTAATAATAATGCAGGATCTGTTTCTGTGTGCCCCTGTACCTGTGACAATGTCCACTTCACCAGGGCATCCGTTTGAAGTGACTTCAGACCTTCAGTTTATATGGAATTCCAACTTTCACATCTTACCAGGCAAAATTCATTTCCCCATAAAActtgtttcatttcttcataAAACTGGCTGCTCAACTCTGTCTATTCCCCAGATGACTGAGGTGTTGGGAAGTAAAGGAGTACAGATtttgcaagagaagaaaataactaGAAAcacttgccaaaaaaaaaatacaaatcacCATCATTTTATCATGAGTTCCTGGATTCATCAAATCGATTTATGAGGCAAGACCATACTGACTTACCCTTATTTAGGGTTCGGGGATTGTTTTTGTTCCCCACATGACATGGGGCTGGTGAATTGGTTCAAAGCTGTTCAAAGGTGTGGGAAAGCTGCAGTGGAAGGAGGAAGTAAATGGTGATTATTTGTTGATGTTCTTTAGCttgaagaggagaagaaaagaacatcTCGAAGAGACTACTGGTTACAGCCTGTaagtgatttaaaaattattattataccAAGTACAACcaattctgcatttctaaagCCATTGTTGATTAATGTAAAGATCCAAAAGCAGATTGCAAACTCAATTCAcagttattttccctttcctgctcttGACCCATTGTGGGCTGTCACATTAGATCGTGAATCGAAGTGTAACTATTTGtcaaagaaacccaaaaaagtGTTGAGAGATGCTACTTTGAGCCAGTAATTTGACAATATACACAAATTCCTGAAAGCCACATCTTTACTGTTGTTGCTTCCTGCACTGTGCTGTATTGTTAATTTAGTTTGTAGAGTTGTTTGCGTGTTTTGgcactttattttattttttctctcctttgaaATCTCCCAGGAAATTATTGTAAAAATTGTAACAAAAAAGCTTGGAGAGAAATACCACAAGAAGAAGGCAGTTGTTAAGGTAAGGTAGACCATGGGGAACATTGGTTTGGCTTTTCTGGAATTAGATGACTTAGGAAGATTTGTTTATTGCACAGGTTGTTCAGCCTTAAGACAACACTGTTGGGGACTGAAATGTCACCTCACCTGTATTGGGACTTATTCTGGACAGGCAGTGAATTGGTTTCATGTCATTTATGAAGCCTCTGAATTGGGTTAATGTCATTTATTCAGTGATCCTTTCTTAAGCACGGCTTTGTCCTGTGTAATTTGTCCCTATTAATACATCCATCTTGGGGAATAATCCCTGTGTCCATGGGATGTGATCAGCACCGATGCAGTTGGATTTTAACCCAAGACTGGTCAGTTCTACACTGATATTTTAAGCTGCAGGATCTTATTTGCACACAAAATCTCCAGGCTGAAGCCCTtgcattttgctggttttgaaaatgcagaattGCAGTCACAGTGCCAAAGTTTGTTAACTTGGAAATGtaaatttagagaaaaatgtTTGGTATTTCTGATTGGCCTCTGCCTTTCAAAACAGGAAGTGATTGACAAATACACAGCAGTTGTGAAGGTGATTGACTCTGGGGACAAGCTGAAGCTTGATCAGACACATCTAGAAACTGTAATACCAGCACCAGGTACAgctgtttccttctgttttcagctTCTGCCACTGCAAAACTTACATTTAAGTTCTTGTAAACTACAATTCATCCACTTGAAAGTACCATAACCTCTCCTgaggagacaggctgagagagttggggttgttcagcctggaaaagggaaggtgCTGTGAAGACCATAGAGCACCTTCAAATACTTAAAGGGGgtttataagaaagatggggaaaaacTTTTCAGCAGAAGTTTGGAAGCCTGTTGTGtaactcttttatttttatttcaggcaaGAAGGTGATGGTATTAAATGGTGGGTACAGGGGAAATGAAGGCATTTTGGAATCCATCAATGAGAAGAGGTTTTCAGTGACAATAACCATTGACTCAGTAAGTATCAAACATTGCAAGCTCTCGTTTGCAGAGAGCTTTCCATCTGTACATGGAGAGCTTTCACAAAGAACCATGTTATCCTTAATCCTGCCTTACAGGTGGGATTTGTGGTGTGCAGAGTTCTGTGGACACCCCCCACCTATCAACAGCCACATAGTCCCACCTATCACAGGTTTAGTCTTTGCTGTTTGCAGAGAATCTTCAAAAATATGCTAGGGTGCTGAATTTAGCAAGTTTTGAAATTGAAAGAGATTTTGTGTGTTTAtgaacttgaaaatattttctgtatttattttgaacaTGGCTGTTGTGGTACTGTTTTGTGGGGAGGTAAAAAGTGCAAAATATGCAAGGATGTGaattttctcctgccttttccagatGGAATGTGGGGCTTTACATGCTCATTTGTTGTCTTGTTTATGGTTAACAGTTATGGTTAACAATCAGTCCATGCCATGTATCTGTGTGGCTCTttctttgttctgctttgcaaaACCAGTCTTTAAACTGATTGATAAAGCACAGAGGATATTGACTGAAAGTCAAACTTCTTAAACACAGCTTGCAATTCGAAGAAGGGCTGCACAAACTCAGCCCAGGTTGGATTCTGGAGGATTTGGGAAGCGACTGTGCAGATGCCCTAATGAGAGGAGGAACTTTGGTACTAAAAGCAAACTGAAAGTGAAAGGATTTCTGGGATGGTGTGGAGGCCCTGTCACATTCTCTGGTCAGGCTGAAAATTATGAATCAAGGAACATTGTATCATGAACAAATCCCCCTTACTTCTCCTACCATAATCTCCCTGTTGGGAATTCAAGAAacaaactattttattttgtggtgttgtttttttttttttttctgtcattctccAGGGACCTTTAAAAGGGCGCAGAGTCGAAGATATCCAGTATGAAGATGTTTCCAAACTTGCCTGAGGTGCTAAATTGTGCATCAGAGAAGATTTTGTTTCTCAAAACCTTCTTTCTGACATCTTGCAGGCAGACACAAGACTCTACCATGTCAGGGTTTTAAttgtgtgtatatgtatttataatgtATATAgacattaaaaacaacaaacttgATTTATTTAAAGAGAGCCATCAATTTGTTACATAAAATGTTTATGGAAATACTATCAGTGGAAATTTTTCATCTGATTTTATATCAAAGTTataatatttgctttaatttccttttgtaaaaATGTAGCAGAGAGCTGCAAACTGGAGTATGTGGGCAGGTCCTGAAGAGAGAATTACCTACAGGGAGGCAGTGTGTGTTGGAGCCAGTGGAGTTTAAACAACACACTTCTCAATCCAGAGCCAAAATGGACTTCTGAGTGCATGAACAAGGCAAGGGATTTATGGGATAGCAGGAAGATACCAGTGCTGCATATCTCCTGGATGCTGTAAGAATGGTCTGGCTTATTATGTGCAGCCACCAGTTTATTTTTGATCAGTACATCAGTGATGGTAGAATACAAGTCATTACTCCTCCAGCAGGTTTGTCAGGGCTCCTGATAATACTGATACGGAATTTATCTTCATATGGACTCCGTATGGAGCTGCTGCATGGATGTTAATTGTGCAGTGTCTTGGAATGCCAGCTGAAGTTTGTGCAGCTATGAATTGGGGGTTGCTCCTTTGGTTTTCCaaagccttttcctttcttccatgGTTGCTCTGCTACATGAGTAATATTAGTCATGCTAAATGATATAGCAttacttgctttattttttttttaaagtgtcacATTTTGTACAATGTTTAATTTCTAAGGCACTTTAAGGAATAAACATAAACCTTTCTTAGGCCGGTGTGTTTCTTACCAACCTTTCCAATTTGTGAGGCAGGTGCTGATTTAATTCCACCAAAGAGCACAGTGAAGTGCTGGGTTGGCGCACCACATTAGTtgggtaaaaaaacccaaacatttggGTGATCCTGggcaaaataaaacccatcaCCTGAAGGTTGTGTGTCTCTGGAaccttctcccttccctcaaaAGGTCTTGTTGATTTGTGATTTCCAGGGGAAGCCCGCACAAAACTGGAAGTCTGCAGAGGTTTAATGAAACAGCTGCTGTCTGAGGTAGCCTGGAACAACCTCACACAGGACATCAGCTGTCTTCTCAGGCATAAATAGTGGAAACTTATGAGAACTGGAGGCAGAGAACACTTGTCTGTAAATCCTGGCTCTTTGTGCAACCTGGGCTGTGTAAACAGCACTGCCCTCTCCCAGAGAACAGGTAGTGAGAGAGAGGAGGTTTGTGGGAGGGTAATCAGGGCAAGTGACAGAATAGATCAGCTTCTGTAtcactgaaaataattacaCTTGACATTCTGCAACCTGATGAATTAGAGAAAATATAGTAGACAATTTATAAGTTGTGTAGGGAAGACCAGAGAATGGTATCTCACTGAAGTGCCTGCTGCAGAATGTTGTGGAGGCCAGAACTGAGGGCTGAGTCGAAAGAAGCAATAAATAATTTGTAGGAAGTCGCTGACACTTCCAAGAGGAACTTTGAAGGGACATTTCAAAACCACATTGATCCTGACAGCTGTAAGAAAGATCCTGTACCAGCTTTTAGTGCCTAAGTGAAGGAAACCAAAGTTGGGAAGGGTAAGGAGACTACTTGAGTTCCTTTCCTAAATTAGGGCTGCTGAAAAGGATAAGGCTAATGTGTTTTAATAAGGTGTTCaaaaagcagagttttaaaTCCAGCTTTTGGTACACATACAGATATGTTTATTTCACTACTGATCTCATTCATTGCTGAATGCTTCTGAAAAGTAAGTGATCTTTTGGGAGCTAAGCCCTCTGGAAGGGAAACTTTTAGTACTGATGATTATTTCTATACAGTGTGAATGTTTCCCACTTTCAAAGGTCTGTGTGTGAAGCCCCATTCTGATGTTGAATTTTCACAAAAAGGCTGGAGGCTGAGACTcatgtaattaatttcttgccAATATAGTAGCAACAATTATTTCAAGGACCCTCCTCACCACTGGTTAATCCATCTTTAAATACTGGAGACTGCTCATGACACTCATTCCAGACCCATGTTccttttctgttaaattttctTTACTTAATGCACATCCTTCTTTTTGCCCAGTCCaacattattttccaaatatatattttcctaGCAGTCTGGAAACATAAAGGTGTAAGtattaaatacatattaaatCTGGTCATATGTATTACCCACACTGCAGGAGCCGCAATGATCTTAGACATCTACTATGAAGTGGATATTAGAAAATAGTAGAATTTTTTAATGGAGTTTACAGCCCATTAAATCAGACACAGCAAGAGGAAGACACCTCCTCCAACCCAGCATGTCACTTTATTACAGATTTAATTTCTCAGCAGAAAAGGGAGTTTACATGTCTTTGAAAcactgataaaacaaaataaacagtgGTGGGGTCGCCTCCAGTCGCCCTGgtgtgacagctgctgctcagaggagTTGTTTTGGCATGAAGGAGCAGATGGGAATTTTTTGGAGCATTCAGGGTTTCTTCATGAAGCTGTAGAGGTGGGGGACCAGGTAATCCCTGTAGTGGCCATCTATGAAGCCTTTGCCACTGTTGTGCACAAACCAGCACAGCACGTCAGTCCCCAGCACACGGTCTGTCCTGTAGTCCTTCTGCACGCCCCTGCAGGGAGAGGACACCCAAAGGAGGGTCACAACATGGCAAATAGACACAGAGACATCCTGCTCAATGTTGCTGCTGTTCTTCCAAAGTGGGGAGATGTGTCTTCCACCAGCAGGAAGTGGCAATAACCACAAAACACAATTAATTTTACAGTTCCGTGACCTCGTGGGCCTGTTCTGGGGGGGTTCCAGGCAGCTCCAAGGACAGAACTGATTTATAAAGAGAGCAGTAAAGCACAGGATTCCTACCTGGTAACAGTGAACTTGTTGCCCTTCACTTCCATGATGGCTTGTGGTTTCTCTGGAGCTTGCCCAGGTGTTTGGTGGTGGATTGACACTTCTGGTTCAGACACAAACTGACCTGGTCAGGGAGAGTTTAAAGCTGTTTGTGTGGCCTGACCTTTGAAGCTCCatgtcagctgctgccaggcacttTTGGAAAATCAAACTAGCTCCAGCAGGCAAACCAATCCTGCATGGACCACAGGGCACTGTCTCTCACAAATCAGGAAAACAACCTCTGTTCCTCAAAAGGAGTTCTGCGTGGGTCCAGGACTCGGAAGGTTGATTTACCTTATGAACTGAGgccttgcttttgttttatacCACTGCCAGAAAGGACTGTCATTTAGGGAAGAGATTATTACAGATGTTTGCACAGAAATCTCCCCAGAAGGTTTTGAGGGGTTTGTTTTGAGGAgcttgcttttgtctttttattttcaccatGTAGCAGTTTAGCCAGACAGGGAAAGTCCTGTCTCAGTGTCACCAAGTCTACTCAGGTCTGTTTTGAAAACACCCAGCTGGAATAAGGAATAATGTCCTGGTCCCTGATGTTCCACTATGTCCTTGGGGCTTCCAGGACATTACAGGAATTTCTCTATTCTCTTTTTGAATAATTTCCATAGCTTTTTCATCAGGACACAAACAAACTGACAGCATGAAGATGTGCCAGGAGAtgtttaggctggatattaggaaaaggttcttcgCTCAGGGGGTGGTTGGACACTGGAAGGGGCTCCCcaggaagtggtcacagcactaAACAAGAGTTAAGGAGCATTTGCAAAATGCTGTCAGGCACATGGTGGAATTCTTGGGAGTGTCCTGTGCAAGAGCTGGActccttgtgggtcccttccacctcAGGATATTTtaagtctgtgattctgtaaaattCCCTTCAAGATCTAGCAAAACCCCTTCCTAGTGTCCCAGCATTCCCACTGCCCGGCCCCCAGCCCTTACCTATCAgcccatgggctgcaggagagaACTGGTTTTCTGGGGGAATGTAGATTCCCAGGAAGTCAACATTCACTGGGTGTTTCTTCCACACGCGGTGCAGCAGAACCATGAAGGACATCTCCTCCCCCACAGTGATGGTAACGttgctttctttcttcacaGATATGAGGAGCCTGGCAGAGAGGGACCAAAAGGACAGGGTCAATTCATCtgcccaccccacagccccttgAGATTCACTCAGGCATCCAGAATAATCCCACAGGGATGGCAGGTATGTCAGAGGATCCATTAAAAACCTTGAACTTGCGAGTGGTACCCAGAGTTCTGGTAGGACAGTGCCTAATAAACAGACACTTCACCCCCATGTTGAGGCAACCTAATTTCCCCTACAAATTTAAGCTCCTTCTACAGTGAATACAGACTTTGGATGTGATCCTGTTGCCTAAACAGTGCTGTAGGGTGTCCAGCATGGCTGACAGCTGTTAACCTGCAGGGGAAGCTCTCCTGGATGATGTGAGTCAAGGCATGGCAGGAACCCTGAGGGGATCTCAAATAGAATTGGGTGGGAGCAGGTGAAAAACGATCAACTCACTGTTTGCGAATGATGTGCCCTGTGTCAGCCCAGGTCAGTGTGATGGCATAGGAGCCATCTTTCAGCGTGATCGTTTCCGTGGTTATCTCCACTTTCAGgcctttctttttgaaataaaacccaatTTTGCCAAAGTATGTGTTGAGTTTCTTATTCTCTGCTTTCTTGGCCCCGACGAGCTGCCCATTGACCACAACTCCTGtgaagagcagagaaggaaatattgCCTCACTCTTGGAGCACTGCCTGGAGACTTGGAGTTCTGATCTCAACAGATCAACAGAACAGGATCAACAGAAACAGGAACCCTTCTGATCCCcggtttttctcatttttccagccaagagaagagaaaaatttattaaattgcCTCCTGATGCTACTGTTCACCCCTTAGCACAATAATCTGGTGGGAATTGTTGTTAGATCTTGCTGGGAGTAGGAGCAAAACCCCTGCAGGTGTAGTGTAAGGGATGCataggacaagaggaagtggcctcaggttgtg from Vidua chalybeata isolate OUT-0048 chromosome 5, bVidCha1 merged haplotype, whole genome shotgun sequence includes:
- the KIN gene encoding DNA/RNA-binding protein KIN17 isoform X4, translating into MGKSDFLSPKAIANRIKSKGLQKLRWYCQMCQKQCRDENGFKCHCMSESHQRQLLLASENPQQFMDYFSEEFRNDFLELLRRRFGTKRVHNNIVYNEYISHREHIHMNATQWETLTDFTKWLGREGLCKVDETPKGWYIQYIDRDPETIRRQQEQERKKKQDLDDEEKTAKFIEQQVRRGLEGKELEMPVYTELNRENEEEKVTFNLNKGASTSVAASSKTSVLGQNALKMVEGAVKRKEAAHSSGQSKEKKKKSALDEIMELEEEKKRTSRRDYWLQPEIIVKIVTKKLGEKYHKKKAVVKEVIDKYTAVVKVIDSGDKLKLDQTHLETVIPAPGKKVMVLNGGYRGNEGILESINEKRFSVTITIDSGPLKGRRVEDIQYEDVSKLA
- the KIN gene encoding DNA/RNA-binding protein KIN17 isoform X2 — protein: MGKSDFLSPKAIANRIKSKGLQKLRWYCQMCQKQCRDENGFKCHCMSESHQRQLLLASENPQQFMDYFSEEFRNDFLELLRRRFGTKRVHNNIVYNEYISHREHIHMNATQWETLTDFTKWLGREGLCKVDETPKGWYIQYIDRDPETIRRQQEQERKKKQDLDDEEKTAKFIEQQVRRGLEGKELEMPVYTELNRENEEEKVTFNLNKGASTSVAASSKTSVLGQNALKMVEGAVKRKEAAHSSGQSKEKKKKSALDEIMELEEEKKRTSRRDYWLQPEIIVKIVTKKLGEKYHKKKAVVKEVIDKYTAVVKVIDSGDKLKLDQTHLETVIPAPGKKVMVLNGGYRGNEGILESINEKRFSVTITIDSLAIRRRAAQTQPRLDSGGFGKRLCRCPNERRNFGTKSKLKVKGFLGWCGGPVTFSGQAENYESRNIVS
- the KIN gene encoding DNA/RNA-binding protein KIN17 isoform X3 is translated as MGKSDFLSPKAIANRIKSKGLQKLRWYCQMCQKQCRDENGFKCHCMSESHQRQLLLASENPQQFMDYFSEEFRNDFLELLRRRFGTKRVHNNIVYNEYISHREHIHMNATQWETLTDFTKWLGREGLCKVDETPKGWYIQYIDRDPETIRRQQEQERKKKQDLDDEEKTAKFIEQQVRRGLEGKELEMPVYTELNRENEEEKVTFNLNKGASTSVAASSKTSSVLGQNALKMVEGAVKRKEAAHSSGQSKEKKKKSALDEIMELEEEKKRTSRRDYWLQPEIIVKIVTKKLGEKYHKKKAVVKEVIDKYTAVVKVIDSGDKLKLDQTHLETVIPAPGKKVMVLNGGYRGNEGILESINEKRFSVTITIDSGPLKGRRVEDIQYEDVSKLA
- the KIN gene encoding DNA/RNA-binding protein KIN17 isoform X1 → MGKSDFLSPKAIANRIKSKGLQKLRWYCQMCQKQCRDENGFKCHCMSESHQRQLLLASENPQQFMDYFSEEFRNDFLELLRRRFGTKRVHNNIVYNEYISHREHIHMNATQWETLTDFTKWLGREGLCKVDETPKGWYIQYIDRDPETIRRQQEQERKKKQDLDDEEKTAKFIEQQVRRGLEGKELEMPVYTELNRENEEEKVTFNLNKGASTSVAASSKTSSVLGQNALKMVEGAVKRKEAAHSSGQSKEKKKKSALDEIMELEEEKKRTSRRDYWLQPEIIVKIVTKKLGEKYHKKKAVVKEVIDKYTAVVKVIDSGDKLKLDQTHLETVIPAPGKKVMVLNGGYRGNEGILESINEKRFSVTITIDSLAIRRRAAQTQPRLDSGGFGKRLCRCPNERRNFGTKSKLKVKGFLGWCGGPVTFSGQAENYESRNIVS